The genome window GCATCCTCAAAGTATTTGGAAGAGTAAGACTGAAATCAGGAACTCGCTTTACTCATGAGACACATTCTTCCCTCCCCTACTGTAACAGCTCACCTGTCCGATACGCGAGTAGTCTGGCTTGTATCATACAGTGCCTTGCAATTTCTTGGGGCAAACCCTGATGGtctgtttcatttgtttgttgCGATTCACTGTTGTAAAATCCAAAGCATCCAAAGACAGGGACACTGGCAGCCACTGTCGCCAAGACCAAGACAAGATCTTTCATATTTTGCCTAAGGTTGCTGAAGTATGGATTTTCACAGAGGTTCTCCAGTCCTATTGTCATCAGTATTTGCTTGTGCATTTCCTCATTTGAAATTAGGAATAAACTTTCATACTCTTTTATTCTCTCTTGTCTACACGCAGTATAAAAGTCAATATTACAGTCAGTCTGagattttgctattttttgaataaaatcAAACTTCGTGGAAGTTTCTTCAACAAATTGCACCATATAGCACACCAAGGGCTgaagcaacacacacacacgagcACGACTATTTGACTTCAGTCTTTCTACTGCTTTGGCATCTAGCTTTGCATCATCCGTAGTCATGGGATTGGATGCATCATTCTGCAAGCTGATTTCAGGATCTGCAGGCCAGTAAGAAATTCTGTTCACCCCAGCTGGAAGAGAAGACAATGTAGCAAAAGGAACCATACGAGTGCAGTGGAACATAAACCTCATATTCAACCCACTATTGCTTAACCCTGGTTTTACTCCTTTAAGGCACCGAGTACTGCTTAAGGAGCACCTGGACAACAAAAATGCTAGCTGTTACGAGTACCAAGAGGTTATCTGATTTGATAATCAGACTACAGACAAACATTGGAGTTTTCCAAGTTCTAAAATCTTTGTCACAACCTAATGTTGTGTCTTACCTACAACAGATACATTAACACCACGTAGAAAAGTTAGCACTAATAAAAGTTGCTGCTGAGATTAAAAATCAGTACTTGCATAAGGGCTGTACCAGCAGATGCCATGTCAGGAAAAGAATAATCTGACTTGTCTTCATTTTGCTTGGGAAAAGGAAACCCTAAAGTACACACACTTCCTCTGGTGCCACTAACTAGCAATGGTGGGGCAAGGAAAAATGTAGCAATCTACACCTCATCATCAGGCATAGGGCTGCTCTGGAAAGGTGCAACAGGCATGTCAGAATCTCAGCAGTGCATCCCAACCCAGAGACAAGTACCACCAATAAGAACAGTTGCACAGAGAGATAAGGTCTCAGTAGTAAACCCTAGTTTCTTGATCACCAGGTCCAGGAAATGTACATTCAGTATTATTTTCAGCCTTGTGGAAAATATCAGCGCAGACTATGCAAGTTAGGGATTGGCATTCACAAGTGAGACAGCCCAAAGAGAAACAGGCTTTCTGATACCACCAATCACAAGCATAACACTTTTTCCTACTCTACTACAGTCATTGCTTACCGTTTACAatcatttttaaacaagttgAACAtggttttctggaaaaataaaggtcACAGTTTTTAAGTCTTGATCCATGTTTTATGAGTGCAATTTGGCCAGCATGTAAATCTGTACTGGAACAATGAAGACCAATAATCTTCATGTTTTTCACCACAACTAGACCACTCTTCTTCAcctacagaaaaatgtgttactattattattattttacttttttttcaacatCAAGTCCGTTGAGATGTTACGCCTCTTCCTTGGGTAACAGTAATCAACTAGGATCACAGCATATAGCTCTTCAATACAAATTGCAATATGAATCTTTACACAATCTCTGTTATACTTCCCCTAagcagttatttcttttttacatgGTTTCTACATGCCTGCTAATAACAAGAGTGCTGTGCCCCGCCAAACTTCAAATAGGGACTTGTTGCAAATTCCTGATTTTTCTGGTCATTGCTTTGCCCATAACAAAATCGAGAAGCAGTGTAGAAAATTCTGTCAGTTACAGCTGAAAACGCCTCTGGATCATCCAGCATCTGGAAATGCTTATGAGTTTAATTTCTGTCTCAAGCTTGACCATCCTGGCAGCCAATAGCTTCTCTagctttatttctgtctctttacTTACAGAAATGAATCCTGGTTCTAAAGAATCTTCCATGGAAAAAGTCTGCGTACCGCAGACGACCTCTTACATCTGGATTCCCATGTATTGTGAGGAAACTGGATACAAGCTAGTTTGATGAAGCCAGTGGAACAGATCTCATTATGTGATCCAGCTGCTACCAGAATACTGTTGCCTTAGATCTGTAAATTGCTCAATTTCTTTGCGGTTACAGAAATTAGGCTGTACTAAAGCCCTACATATAACCCAAGTGCCATTTCTAACTGAATTACTGAAtttgaaactgcttttgaaGTTTATATGGTGTTGCTCATCTGTCCCTCTTTCAGATCTAGTCTGGGACATACCAAGCTCTGAAAATCAGGCCTAACTGTCACTCACACTATTTTCCTATCTTTTCTTGTCCTGGCTGATACATGTGCTATGGATCTTAGCAGATGGGTATGCTCTGCATGAAGTGTCATAACAATTTTAAAGAGCACAATAAGAACTCTGATCACAAAAAGAAACACCCTGTTCCAGGACACTCTGAAAATACCCCTCTACTTTGAAGTGTAACTGGCCACTATTTAGAAGACCCATTCTCAAGActggtttcttttcattgtCACTAAAGTTATCTACAAGTTCTTGATCAGCAAACATTTCAAGTAGTTCTGTGCACCTCCACGATAAAAAAGAACTTGTCTGCAATCATGACCATTGTAATTGTAAAAGAATATTGCTACACCATCAACCGCGCTAATTTTAAAGTTACAATTAGTATATACTAAGAAATGCATGGTATACACCATGCCTTCTTTGTTATGCTCTTCAAAATACCCaccatttttcagtgtttgcttcACCTGTCGAGGGTGTACCTTGCCTTTCaaagtttttcagaaatagcACACTATTTAACTATTTTTCTCTCACCAGcggattttttttctacttgtaagaaatatttgaaaaaggtTTACcagcttttttctccccccccgCCTCCTCTGGACTATCTGTTGTGTAAAGAGCAGTTAGAGTAAATTCACTGCAGGAGCTGTTCAGAAAGACCAATTAACAGTATGCATGGACATATTACCTGTgattttttctgttgctcagCCGAGGGAAAGAGCTCCATCCAGAGACTGAACAAAGTAAAAAGATTGACCTTAGAAAGTCTTGGCATTTGTCCtgtcatcagaagaaaaaaagaagtatttattaAAGAATATTTATAAAGAAGCCCCACATTGTTGAACAATATTTTTGAAGCCTTCTACACCACAGCTGCTAAGAAGCTAGTTCATCAACCACTTCTGCTATTATCGCAGCTAAATCCACACTATCCTCTTCAGGGCAGCAGTTGTCAACTCAGAATGCTGACATCTGGATGCAGAGATCAGATTTGTGCAATGAGAGAAAATGGTGCAACTTTCACTGAAATTCAGTGAGTTAATTCTACTCAGAGGTGAAGAGCAGAAATCACAGATTGGATCCCACATAACTTAATGTGCTTAAATGATTCACAGAAATCTGAAACACAGCTTCTGATTCAGCTTCAGGCTCACCACAGAAAATATCTAGGCACACATCATGATCACTGGATGGTGGCGTATGATAGCATGGACTTTGTAAGGATGGTGATATTGGCTAGCCACAGCTTCCATAAGTTTACACTCTGTACATGCGTGGTCAAaagctttaccattggtcaaaCTCTACTCGTCCATGTGACCAGCTACTGCCACCCCACAGGCTATTCTTGGCTGTGTCCATGTTCTCTCTTCGTCCTGTGCtcttcttccagccagcctctcctcctccttttctctgcttcatcTAAGTTTTTATCTAACcactttgctgcaggatcacagctgcacatcgtcaaagcaaggccacagctgcacaccaACATCAAACTGTCTTCGTCCCCCTACACTGGATCACTGACAACCACAGCAAGAGTGGATGAGCTGTTGTGAAACCTTCCAGTTACATCAGTTCCAGAGAAACCTACTTCTGGATTTTTACAGTTTGCTTAACTTTTGGTTAGATTTTTACAAAAGTGTAAGCCTATTGCTCAGGCTGTCACTTCTGACTGAATAACCAAAGAGGTAGCAAGGAATCGCTTCTCGGATCACCACCTTGTGCTGTGTTGTGCTTCTACTCAAAATCTGAACATTGTCCTGTGAGGGGCAGCGCTCCGCATGCATGAGTGCCCCAcaaatgaaaaaggaggaagTACTGCACTGCTCACTAATGCTTGCACCATTCCAGATGTAAAGCTGGCGTGCTTCACACTTGGCATGAAGTTAATTAAGTCTTCGAAGAAGCTCCAGTCCCTGTTTCAGGGGTGCTTACAGAGAGCTGCAATGAAGATATATTCCTCTGCAGGTCTCATGTGCCACCTGACAatagtatttctgtttttatcCCCTCCTGCAAATGCCAAAGTTTttgcaaaggaggaaaaggcaaaggcaagAATAGAATAGAGGAAAGCATTTCTTGAAGTAGTTCCAGCATTTTGGAAGAGATACAATCAGATATTAAGATTGCTTCGGTGCGAGAGAGGGTTAGTTTAATGACATGTCTGTGAACCCATACAATTAGGACAGCAGATAAACATATGCAATCCATGACTGGAATACCATTTTCAGACAgcattttaacagctttttttcacaCAGATGTGTGATCTTGGAAAGCAACTATAGACATCTCAGCAGCACCATCTGATGCTACACTGTCTACTACTCCTTAGGCTACCCAGCTACGCTAATTCCACAGTGCACAAGCACTGCAAGGGACACATGGTTAGCACAGATATGTGTGCTATGCTTGCAGCACCTATGAATCTGTTATCACTTGTACTAAAAACAAATTGTAAAAGAAGTCTACAAGTCACATCTAAACAAGtagaatttgttttcttaaatggGCATTTGAGTTCACTCTCATTACAGCCCCTGTTCACTCCTGTTGTAGCACACACGTGTACAGTTCCCAAGTGGCAAGCTGAAATAAACAGTGCAATTTGTATCAACTCACACATACACCgtcatgttttctaaaatagATTACAATTTGGCATACAAAGTATACTTAAAACAGAATATGCCAAAACCAagttttaattactgtttgttttctttgaccTAATCTGAATGTGACCTGTCAAACACATGGGAAACAAACTGAAGAATGTACCGATCACAATGCAGTTGTGACTTGACTTGAATTTATAATGAGAAGCAGGAGAATATCATGATGAAAAAGGAGAGACCTGTGGTCACTATTATCTATGTATCCACATCTTCAGTGACTCAGTACTTAAATGTTCCCTTAAGTTCAACAGAGTGAAGAGAATACTGATTAAAGTGGCCTGGAAAAAAGGTAGAAGACATCTTACAGAATTTAAAGCAACTACAGAAGattggggaagaaaaggaatcaGGCTCTTAGCTactgaaagcaaaactgcaCATGAAAGGAGCGCTCTTTTCAGGTGCATCAAGTCCTCACACAGAGGTACGATTTTATTCCTCCAGGTTAGGGATCTCACTCTGGTGAGGCAAATCATGCTCCAGGGAAGCACACGCTGAAGGCCAGTGTCAGAAACTCTGCTACTCCTACACCTGCAAGCAAAAAGGAGCAGGACGCTCCGGACATGGCTCAGATACAGGATTATGCCATGGCTGCAGCATAGGAGTCCCTAGTTCAAAGTCTGAAAGGCTTGTAAGAAGTTGTCTTGACAGTATGAAACAAACACTTGTGCTTTGCTTTCACACCATCAGGAGGAGGAAATCAGTGACGTCACTCTCCTGTCTGGGAAACAGAAACTAGAAACCACTTTCAGAGCTCATCTTGGCTCACTTGGAGGCAGGATTTTCAAAAAACTGGGATGAAACAAAACCCATTTACCCATCAAAGGGGACCTGGCAGCCCTGGCATGGTCCTCAGTGTGAGAGCTGTAAATATACGTCCATGGGCAATGAGTTTGTACACACCACTCCCCTGGGACAGCAGCGACGGGATATGTGAAATCCATCAAAATCAGCTTCATCTGGGCATC of Falco cherrug isolate bFalChe1 chromosome 2, bFalChe1.pri, whole genome shotgun sequence contains these proteins:
- the CDADC1 gene encoding cytidine and dCMP deaminase domain-containing protein 1 — its product is MHGAEEAAAAGGPRVSAASTQTDSMAGQMPRLSKVNLFTLFSLWMELFPSAEQQKKSQVKKSGLVVVKNMKIIGLHCSSTDLHAGQIALIKHGSRLKNCDLYFSRKPCSTCLKMIVNAGVNRISYWPADPEISLQNDASNPMTTDDAKLDAKAVERLKSNSRARVCVLLQPLVCYMVQFVEETSTKFDFIQKIAKSQTDCNIDFYTACRQERIKEYESLFLISNEEMHKQILMTIGLENLCENPYFSNLRQNMKDLVLVLATVAASVPVFGCFGFYNSESQQTNETDHQGLPQEIARHCMIQARLLAYRTEDHKTGVGAIIWAEEKSRSCDGTGAMYFVGCGYNAFPVGSEYADFPHMDDKQKDREIRKFRYIIHAEQNALTFRCREIKPDERSMIFVTKCPCDECVPLIKGAGIKQIYAGDVDAGKKKADISYMKFGELEGVSKFTWQINPLHTNALEFHDPTDRENGIQKTKSLDDQPHQNKKLCLGHY